A DNA window from Aminipila luticellarii contains the following coding sequences:
- a CDS encoding 4-hydroxyphenylacetate 3-hydroxylase family protein, giving the protein MALMTGKEYIESLRKLKTRVYMFGEKIDNWVDHPMIRPSINCVAMTYDLAKDPQYADLMTAKSNLTGKTINRFAHLHQSTDDLKKKVKMQRLCGQKTASCFQRCVGMDAFNAVFSTTYEIDQKYGTGYHKNFVEYLKYIQENDLIVDGAMTDPKGDRALSPSAQKDADLYLRIVERKKDGIVVRGAKCHQTGSINSHEHLIMPTIALSEVDKDYAVSFACPSDAEGLFMIYGRQSCDTRKLEEGADVDLGNKQFGGQEALVVFDDVFIPNDRIFLCGEYDFAGMMVERFAGYHRQSYGGCKVGVGDVVIGAAALAADYNGAAKASHIKDKLIEMTHLNETLYSCGIACSSEGCKTAAGNYQIDLLLANVCKQNVTRFPYEIVRLAEDIAGGLMVTMPSEKDFKSDTVVGKNGETIGDVCNKYFAAAPTCTTEERMRILRFLENICLGSSAVGYRTESMHGAGSPQAQRIMISRQGNINAKKELAKTIAGIKPNAQ; this is encoded by the coding sequence ATGGCACTTATGACCGGAAAGGAATATATAGAGAGCTTAAGAAAGCTGAAAACAAGAGTGTATATGTTTGGCGAAAAGATTGATAACTGGGTAGATCATCCTATGATCAGGCCTTCTATCAACTGTGTGGCCATGACCTATGATCTGGCTAAGGATCCTCAGTATGCAGACCTGATGACGGCAAAATCGAATCTGACGGGAAAGACCATTAACCGATTTGCCCATCTGCACCAGAGTACAGATGATTTGAAAAAAAAGGTAAAAATGCAAAGATTGTGCGGACAAAAAACAGCTTCCTGTTTCCAGCGGTGTGTAGGAATGGATGCGTTCAATGCGGTATTTTCCACTACATATGAAATCGACCAAAAATACGGAACCGGCTACCATAAAAACTTTGTGGAGTATCTAAAATATATACAGGAAAATGATCTGATCGTAGACGGTGCGATGACCGACCCGAAAGGGGACAGAGCACTTTCTCCGTCTGCTCAGAAGGATGCGGATCTATATTTAAGAATTGTGGAAAGAAAAAAAGACGGAATCGTGGTAAGAGGGGCAAAGTGCCACCAGACAGGATCCATCAACTCCCATGAGCATTTAATCATGCCAACGATAGCCCTGTCTGAGGTGGATAAAGATTATGCGGTATCCTTTGCCTGTCCTTCCGATGCAGAGGGTCTGTTCATGATCTATGGAAGACAGTCCTGCGATACCCGGAAACTGGAAGAAGGAGCGGATGTAGATCTGGGAAACAAACAGTTTGGGGGACAGGAAGCCTTAGTGGTCTTTGATGATGTATTTATTCCAAATGACAGGATCTTCTTATGCGGAGAATACGATTTTGCCGGTATGATGGTAGAGCGGTTTGCCGGCTACCACAGACAGTCCTATGGCGGATGTAAGGTGGGGGTGGGCGATGTAGTCATCGGAGCCGCAGCACTTGCAGCCGATTACAACGGAGCGGCCAAAGCTTCCCATATCAAGGATAAGCTGATAGAAATGACCCATCTGAACGAAACCTTATATAGCTGCGGAATCGCCTGTTCATCGGAAGGCTGTAAAACTGCTGCGGGAAATTATCAGATTGATTTGCTGCTGGCAAATGTGTGCAAACAAAACGTAACCAGATTTCCGTATGAAATTGTCCGACTGGCGGAAGACATAGCCGGCGGCCTGATGGTAACCATGCCGTCCGAGAAAGATTTTAAATCGGATACGGTAGTCGGAAAGAATGGGGAGACGATAGGCGATGTATGCAACAAATACTTTGCGGCAGCTCCGACTTGTACAACGGAAGAGAGAATGCGGATTTTAAGATTTTTAGAGAATATTTGTCTGGGCTCTTCCGCAGTAGGATACCGGACAGAATCCATGCACGGAGCAGGATCGCCGCAGGCTCAGCGAATCATGATATCCCGTCAGGGAAATATCAATGCTAAAAAAGAACTGGCTAAAACGATTGCCGGAATCAAGCCGAATGCGCAGTAA